In Spiroplasma sp. SV19, one DNA window encodes the following:
- a CDS encoding deaminase: protein MKKSELIFNKLYKLSQRAYKKKHVPISALVVDQTGKIIAIGYNKTTKNSVTTHAEIYALNKACRKKRTNKISDCSIWVTVEPCMMCLGAIINSGIKVINYYLSNEKFGFVKSNHTFDLSKMKVHHVRKHDENIMFQDLMKKFFEQLR, encoded by the coding sequence ATGAAGAAAAGCGAACTAATTTTTAATAAATTATATAAATTATCACAACGAGCATATAAGAAGAAACATGTTCCAATTTCTGCATTAGTTGTTGATCAAACAGGTAAAATTATTGCAATCGGTTATAACAAAACAACAAAGAACTCAGTTACAACACATGCTGAGATTTATGCTTTAAATAAGGCTTGTCGCAAAAAAAGAACAAATAAAATTAGTGATTGTTCAATTTGAGTCACTGTTGAACCATGTATGATGTGTTTGGGAGCAATAATTAATTCAGGAATTAAAGTTATTAATTACTATTTATCAAATGAAAAATTTGGTTTTGTGAAATCAAATCATACTTTTGACTTATCAAAAATGAAAGTTCACCATGTTCGAAAACATGATGAGAATATAATGTTCCAAGATTTAATGAAAAAATTCTTTGAACAATTAAGATAG
- the serS gene encoding serine--tRNA ligase, whose protein sequence is MLDQKKVVENLDEVIKKLSRRQDDFSYLQDVKKLSEQRRELIVKSEKLKEQRNLESKKVGTLVAEKKDHEAVKIKELIVTMKKEMEVIDEQLNQVEEKIKTILEVTPNIPDDSVPTGQDENDNLEVRKWGTATTNPKVKEHWEVASKLDIIDFERGTKLSGSRFVVYKGMGAKLERALMNFMLDEHTKRGYVEIEPPVLVQPQIMYGTGNLPKFKEDTYYIEKDNLYLIPTAEVPLTNLYREEILTGKDLPIYHTAYTPCFRQEAGSAGRDTKGIIRLHQFRKVEMVKFTKAENSFAELEKMVLDAENILQLLEIPYRVILLCSGDMGFSSAKTYDIEVWMPGQNKYREISSCSNCLDFQARRMKMRYRDENNEINFVHTLNGSGLAVDRLIAAILENYQNEDGTINIPNKIQSYLQGQTVIS, encoded by the coding sequence ATGTTAGATCAAAAAAAAGTTGTTGAAAACCTTGATGAAGTAATAAAAAAATTAAGTCGACGCCAAGATGATTTCTCATATTTACAAGATGTTAAAAAATTATCTGAGCAACGTCGAGAACTAATTGTTAAATCAGAGAAATTAAAAGAGCAGCGAAATCTTGAGTCAAAAAAAGTTGGAACATTAGTTGCGGAAAAAAAAGATCATGAGGCAGTAAAAATTAAGGAATTAATTGTTACAATGAAAAAAGAAATGGAAGTAATTGATGAACAATTAAATCAAGTTGAAGAAAAGATTAAAACAATTTTAGAAGTTACACCGAATATCCCGGATGATTCAGTTCCAACGGGCCAAGATGAAAATGATAATCTTGAGGTTCGAAAATGAGGGACAGCTACGACAAATCCAAAAGTAAAAGAACATTGAGAAGTAGCTTCAAAATTAGATATTATTGATTTTGAAAGAGGAACAAAATTATCAGGATCACGTTTTGTTGTTTACAAGGGAATGGGAGCTAAATTAGAACGAGCTTTAATGAATTTTATGTTAGATGAGCACACAAAACGTGGGTATGTTGAAATTGAACCACCAGTTTTAGTGCAACCACAAATTATGTATGGGACAGGAAATTTACCAAAGTTTAAGGAAGATACATATTATATTGAAAAAGATAATTTGTATTTAATTCCAACCGCGGAAGTACCTTTAACTAATTTATATCGTGAAGAAATTTTAACAGGAAAAGATTTGCCTATTTATCATACAGCTTATACCCCATGTTTTCGTCAAGAAGCTGGTTCAGCAGGACGTGATACTAAAGGAATTATTCGTTTGCATCAATTTAGAAAAGTTGAAATGGTTAAATTTACTAAAGCAGAAAATTCGTTTGCTGAATTAGAAAAAATGGTTTTAGATGCAGAAAACATTTTACAATTATTAGAAATTCCATACCGTGTAATTTTATTATGTTCAGGTGACATGGGATTTTCTTCGGCAAAAACATATGATATTGAAGTATGAATGCCTGGGCAAAATAAGTATCGTGAAATTTCATCATGCTCAAATTGTTTGGATTTTCAAGCACGAAGAATGAAAATGCGTTATCGTGATGAGAACAATGAAATAAATTTTGTTCATACTTTAAATGGTTCTGGATTAGCAGTTGACCGCTTAATTGCAGCAATTTTAGAAAATTATCAAAATGAAGATGGAACTATTAATATTCCTAATAAAATACAAAGTTATTTGCAGGGACAAACAGTTATTTCTTAA